A region from the Ursus arctos isolate Adak ecotype North America unplaced genomic scaffold, UrsArc2.0 scaffold_6, whole genome shotgun sequence genome encodes:
- the MAPK15 gene encoding mitogen-activated protein kinase 15 → MCAAEVDQHVAQRYLLKRRLGKGAYGIVWKAVDRRTGEVVAIKKIFDAFRDETDAQRTFREVMLLQELGDHPNIIRLLDVIRAENDRDIYLVFESMDTDLNAVICKGKLLRDVHKRYIIYQLLRATKFIHSGCVIHRDQKPSNILLDSSCLVKLCDFGLARSLSGLPEGPEGQALTDYVATRWYRAPEVLLSSSWYTPGVDMWSLGCILGEMLRGRPLFPGTSTLHQLELILETIPPPSKEDLLALGSSYSASILPCLGSRPRQTLDTLLPSDTPPEALDLLRRLLVFAPDKRLSAAQALQHPYVQRFHCPAREWALDSAVQLPVLEGVQLSAPEYRSRIYQMVLERRGNSRVPREKGLGGTAPGAQPSAPRPQAPLLKSRVVPQPAPGSPPQNSGRRPPSSPGYQRAHGNLPRQSSAPLLQPPPPGGLGRGERLPGATAEAPSAPSWVKPSGKGPAPSLASQAAAQVAIQALIRSDWNPGRGVRATGARRVPRGLPADARPAPRPGRRMFNASASQGAQGAARAALGGYSQAYGTVCHSALGHLPLLPGPRA, encoded by the exons ATGTGCGCCGCGGAGGTGGACCAGCACGTAGCCCAGCGATACCTGCTTAAGCGgcggctggggaagggg GCCTATGGCATTGTGTGGAAGGCAGTGGATAGGAGGACTGGCGAGGTCGTGGCCATCAAGAAGATCTTCGATGCCTTTAGAGATGAGACGGATGCCCAG AGAACGTTCCGGGAagtcatgctgctccag GAACTTGGGGACCATCCCAACATCATCCGCCTCCTGGATGTGATCCGGGCGGAGAATGACAGGGACATTTACCTGGTGTTTGAGTCTATGG ACACTGACCTGAACGCCGTCATCTGCAAGGGCAAACTGCTGAGGGACGTCCACAAACGCTACATCATCTACCAGCTCCTACGGGCCACCAAGTTCATCCACTCAGGATGTGTCATCCACCGGGACCAGAAG CCATCCAACATTCTCCTGGACTCCAGCTGCTTGGTGaagctctgtgactttggtcTTGCCCGCTCCCTCAGTGGCCTCCCTGAGGGGCCTGAGGGCCAGGCCCTGACAGATTACGTGGCCACACGCTGGTACCGGGCTCCCGAGGTGCTGCTGTCCTCCAGCTG GTACACCCCTGGGGTGGACATGTGGAGTCTGGGCTGCATCCTGGGGGAGATGCTTCGGGGGAGGCCCCTGTTCCCCGGCACATCCACGCTGCACCAGCTGGAGCTGATCCTGGAGACCATCCCACCGCCATCCAAGGAGG ACCTCCTGGCTCTTGGCTCAAGCTACAGTGCCTCGATCCTGCCCTGCCTGGGGTCCCG GCCACGGCAGACGCTGGACACCCTCCTGCCGTCAGACACACCCCCGGAGGCCTTGGATCTCCTCAGGAGGCTCCTGGTATTTGCCCCGGACAAGCGGCTTAGCGCGGCCCAGGCACTGCAGCACCCCTACGTGCAGAG GTTCCACTGCCCGGCCCGTGAGTGGGCACTGGATTCGGCTGTGCAGCTCCCGGTGCTTGAAGGGGTTCAGCTCTCAGCCCCGGAGTATCGCAGCCGCATCTACCAG ATGGTCCTGGAGCGCAGGGGCAACAGCCGCGTCCCCAGAGAGAAGGGCCTGGGGGGCACAGCCCCCGGGGCACAGCCCAGTGCCCCCCggccccaggcgcccctgctcaaaTCCAGAGTCGTCCCGCAGCCGGCCCCGGGCTCGCCCCCGCAGAACTCCGGACGTAGACCTCCGAGCAGCCCCGGTTACCAGCGCGCGCACGGT AACCTTCCGCGGCAGAGCTCGGCCCCCCTGCTCCAGCCTCCACCCCCAGGAGGTCTCGGGAGAGGGGAGAGGCTCCCTGGGGCGACGGCGGAGGCCCCCTCGGCACCCTCGTGG GTGAAGCCCAGCGGGAAGGGGCCGGcgccctccctggcctcccaggcCGCCGCCCAGGTGGCCATCCAGGCCCTCATCCGGAGCGACTGGAATCCGGGCCGTGGGGTGAGGGCGACCGGCGCGCGACGG GTCCCTCGCGGGCTTCCTGCGGATGCCCGGCCCGCGCCCCGGCCGGGCAGGAGGATGTTCAACGCCTCGGCCTCGCAGGGGGCCCAGGGCGCCGCAAGGGCTGCTCTCGGGGGCTACTCTCAAGCCTACGGGACCGTCTGTCACTCGGCGCTGGgccacctgcccctgctcccggGGCCCCGCGCATAA